The Candidatus Hydrogenedentota bacterium sequence CGCCGACTCGCCCATGATTCCTGCTAGAAAGGACAAAGTCCGTGGCCCCTGCAAGACGAGCTGCTCCACCTCATCGCCGCTGTCGTACATGTGGACGTCCTCGGCAAACAGATGAGCATCCAACTGCTCGAGCAAATTTGTCGACTGTATCCGCTCCACGATGAGCCAATACTCATCGCCCCAGCGGTGTACCGTAAAATGCGCCTGAAGCCGTCCCTTCCGGTCAAGCAGAGCGTTGGCGTGTCCTTCGCCAGACTTCAGCGCTACCACGTCATTGGAAGTCTGCGTCTGCAACCAAGCAGCCACATCTCGCCCTTCTAGCCGGACAAATGTATGGTCCTCACGAATCCACGCGCCTACGCCGTGGCGAACGGCATACACATCGTCGCGCACGTTTTGTGTTACGGCATCAATCATTGAAAACCCCGCTCCGAAAAAAACGCCCTGAGCGATAGACGCCCAGGGTGGATACTGCAAAACCCGATGTGAGGCTCAAACGGCTACACGCTGAACGACTCGCCGCAACCGCATGTGCTGGTCGCGTTGGGGTTGCGAAATACAAACCCCTTGCTGTTCAGCCCCTCTTTGTATTCAAGAACGATACCTTTCAGGTAAATCGACGACTTCCGATCCATAAAGAACTTCATACCGTCCTGCTCATGAACGATATCGCCTTCGCGCTGCTTTCCAAATTCCAGCAGATACGACAGTCCCGAACAGCCTCCGCCCTTCACGCCAAGCCGCACACCCTCGACATCCGCGGATTCCTTCTCGCGCAAACGCTTTAACTCACGGACCGCATCTTCGGTGGCCGAAACCAACGCCTTTGGGCTCTCTGTGACTGCCTCAGTCGACATATCGTACTGACCTCTCCACTATAAACACGTGCTTACGCGTTGCTGGTTTCAGGGCGTTCCATCAGCCCTTCCAAGACTTCCAACAACATATCCGCGTCCACGCCGTATCCAGCGCAAACTTGGCCAATCGTCTCAAACTGATTGATGCCGCAATGCGAGCACCCACCCAAGTGGAACGCCGCGAACACCTCCGCCACGCGCGGATGCATCGCCATGGCCTCGCCGATCGTCATGTCCAGACTGAACACCGGACCGCCCGAACCGTTGTGGCCGGTGTGGTGATGCGCCGCCTCCTTGATGTGCTCATCCGACCAGTACTGCTCAAACTCTTCCTTCGAGGATGTCTCCATGTAGGCCATGTTCGTCATGCGCTTGACCAACGGGTCGGGCACGCAGTCGATTTCACCCGTCCCTGGGATGTGCGTCATCTGGCGCTGAATCGTAAACCGTTCGTCGCACTCGTAATAGACCCAGGCATCTCCCTTACCGGGAACAGGTTGACTCACTTTGTAATACAACATGGCTCGTCCTCGCGGGTTATAGCAGCCCTTAGATTGAACACGGCCAAAGGATAGCATATTTCCCGAAACACGCTCATTGTGCAGGCTTTGGCTGTTCAGGCGCTGTCGCAGTATCCCCTGGAGTCTCCTGCCCTTTTGCCGCCTCAATTACCGTTACCGGCGCAATCTTTTCCAGGCCCTCCTTAATCTTCGACGCTTCTCCTGCAACCACAATCGTCAGACGATCAAGGTTGACAATCTTCTCCGCAACGTCCGCGAGATCCTGCCTCTGCGCCTTGTTATAGGCCTGAACCGCCTGATTTAGGTAGTCTTTCGGAAGCCCCGAATACTCGATGAGCCACGCATAGTTGACTACATCCTGCGGTGTCTCCAACCCGCTCGGGAAATTCCCAACGAGGTATGACTTCGCCGTATTGATTTCTTCATCGGTTGGGGCCTCTTTGCGCATGCCCGCCAGCACGTCCAACACCGCTTGCACGGTCTCCGCCGTTGACTCGGTCTTTGTGAACGTCGAGCTCGTGAACTCGCCGCTGAACCGATGCGGTATGAAACCGCCGCTCGCGCCGTAGGTGAGCCCTCGCTGGATGCGAATTACGGTGTTGAGGCGGCTGTCGAATGCCCCGCCGTACACCTGCGAAAACACCCTCGCGAAATGATACCTCGGATCACTCCTCGTGATGTTCGTTTCGCCAACTTTGATTTGACTCTGCACCGCGCCCGGGCGGTCCACGAGCAGAATATGCGTTTTCTCGGGCGTAGGAATTGCCGGCAATGAAATCTCCGGCGCCGATCCTTCTACCTTCCACTCGCCAAGATACTGCTCAACCAATGCGACGGCTTTCTCCTCATCCACGTCACCCGCCACGTACACCACCGATGTGTCGGGCCGCGCATACTTTGCCCAATACGCCGCCAACAGCTCCGGCTTCAATTTGGCCACGTCCTCCGATTCGCCCTCCGGAGTGCGCGAATACGGATGCGCGCCATAGAGATGCCTGCGCAATTCCCGCGCCGCCACATAATCCGGAGACTGATCACGCACAGACAATGTCATGGTGCGCTGCTGCGCCAAGATGTCCAGTTCCTCCTGCGGGAACGTGGGGGAGAGGACGACTTCCGCCAACAACTCCACGGCCAGCGGCAACTTGTCCGAGAGGCCCGTTG is a genomic window containing:
- a CDS encoding iron-sulfur cluster assembly accessory protein — its product is MSTEAVTESPKALVSATEDAVRELKRLREKESADVEGVRLGVKGGGCSGLSYLLEFGKQREGDIVHEQDGMKFFMDRKSSIYLKGIVLEYKEGLNSKGFVFRNPNATSTCGCGESFSV
- a CDS encoding DUF1858 domain-containing protein; the protein is METSSKEEFEQYWSDEHIKEAAHHHTGHNGSGGPVFSLDMTIGEAMAMHPRVAEVFAAFHLGGCSHCGINQFETIGQVCAGYGVDADMLLEVLEGLMERPETSNA